In Apis cerana isolate GH-2021 linkage group LG6, AcerK_1.0, whole genome shotgun sequence, the following are encoded in one genomic region:
- the LOC107998274 gene encoding sialin has product MPKFRMLPRTSRIVALCSAANFINAADRVIMPIAIVPISDEFKWSLYWQGWILSAFAFGYFTSQIIGANTASRFGCKMVLMLAVLLWSISTVITPILAQSVLLLIICRVVLGLGEGLGLPVIFHLFAHNVPVEERSRAFGYLVAAGSVGQVVASILCPHLSWQTGFYLFGIIGIIWTLLWLLLYHETNSQDEIPLFVPKTTQNRSLRWTEFISHWPLWALYIAHFAMNWSNYIIMQWLPTYLARNLSANKESISLTALPYIVNSLVGIVAGHSADNLIQKRWPVLSVRRLMTNIGLIGPGAFLLAFCAVDNLLAAVIFVSISMGLCACNSAGHLSNHADIAPNHAGITFAVSNTIATIPGILCGPLTAELVTASHGRWMPVFVLAAAINFTGAIIYQSHSAALPVL; this is encoded by the exons ATGCCGAAATTTCGAATGCTTCCACGTACTTCGCGAATTGTAGCATTATGTTCCGCcgcgaattttataaatgcggCAGATCGAGTTATAATGCCCATAGCAATTGTTCCCATTTCTGACGAATTTAAATGGAGCTTATACTGGCAAGGTTGGATACTTTCTGCCTTTGCCTTTGGTTATTTTACTAGTCAG attattggTGCAAATACAGCAAGTCGTTTTGGATGTAAAATGGTATTAATGTTGGCTGTTTTATTGTGGTCTATTAGTACAGTTATAACTCCAATCTTGGCTCAATCAGTCCTATTGCTCATTATTTGTAGAGTAGTTCTAGGACTTGGAGAAGGTTTAG GTTTACCAgttatttttcacttatttGCACATAATGTACCTGTAGAGGAACGATCTAGAGCATTTGGATATCTTGTAGCAGCTGGCTCTGTTGGACAAGTTGTTGCATCTATT TTGTGTCCTCATTTGTCATGGCAAAcaggattttatttatttggtaTAATTGGTATTATATGGACACTTTTATGGCTACTACTATATCATGAAACTAATTCTCAAGATGAAATCCCATTATTCGTACCTAAG acaACACAAAATAGAAGTTTGCGTTGGACtgaatttatttcacattGGCCTTTATGGGCATTGTATATAGCACATTTTGCAATGAATTGGagtaactatataataatgcaatGGTTACCAACTTACTTGGCTAGAAATCTTTCTGCTAATAAAGAAAGTATTAGTTTAACAGCACTTCCATATATTGTAAACTCTCTTGTTGGTATTG TTGCTGGACATAGTGCTGATAATCTCATACAAAAAAGGTGGCCAGTCTTATCTGTAAGAAGATTAATGACAAATATAGGTTTAATTGGTCCTGGTGCATTTTTACTAGCATTTTGCGCTGTGGACAATTTACTTGCTGCAGTAAT CTTTGTATCAATATCTATGGGACTTTGTGCATGTAATTCTGCTGGTCATCTTAGTAATCATGCAGATATAGCTCCAAATCATGCGGGAATTACATTTGCAGTTTCCAATACTATT gCAACTATACCGGGTATTTTATGTGGTCCATTAACAGCCGAATTAGTGACTGCATCGCATGGTCGTTGGATGCCTGTTTTCGTGTTAGCTGCGGCAATCAATTTTACAGGAGCCATCATATACCAAAGTCACAGTGCAGCTTTACCAGTATTGTGA
- the LOC107998279 gene encoding endocuticle structural protein SgAbd-6-like — protein MKTIVIIFVLVVVVSAAPQEIVLVKETPSDNVGLGGYNYGFQLSDGQVKQESAEVIEGGTDGQFLRVRGTFSFVDPQTNIAYTVNYIADDTGFHPQGEHLPRV, from the exons ATGAAAACC attgttattatttttgttctgGTTGTCGTTGTTTCCGCTGCGCCTCAAGAAATAGTCCTCGTTAAAGAAACTCCCTCTGATAATGTTGGACTTGGTGGTTATAACTATGGTTTCCAACTTTCCGACGGTCAAGTTAAACAGGAATCTGCAGAAGTAATCGAAGGAGGAACTGATGGTCAATTCTTACGAGTTCGAGGTACCTTCTCTTTTGTTGATCCACAAACTAATATTGCATATACTGTAAATTATATTGCCGATGACACTGGTTTCCATCCACAAGGAGAGCATCTTCCAcgagtttaa
- the LOC107998278 gene encoding flexible cuticle protein 12-like isoform X1: MPLDDFDIFTEEFWKPVSLEGFIAFALVIVVVYAAPQGRQEEVVLVKETPSDNIGLGGYRYAYELSNGQSHQEVAELVNEGTENEALTVRGSYSWVEPQSNTVYTVNYVADENGFHPVGEHLPA, translated from the exons ATGCCACTCGATGATTTCGACATCTTTACTGAAGAATTTTGGAAGCCTGTCTCCCTGGAAGGG ttCATTGCTTTCGCTCTTGTCATCGTCGTTGTCTATGCAGCACCTCAAGGACGTCAAGAAGAGGTAGTGCTCGTCAAAGAAACACCCTCAGATAATATTGGCTTGGGTGGCTACAGATATGCCTACGAACTTTCCAATGGTCAGTCTCATCAGGAAGTAGCGGAATTAGTTAATGAAGGAACCGAAAATGAGGCTTTAACTGTTCGAGGCAGTTATAGTTGGGTGGAACCACAAAGCAATACAGTATACACTGTAAACTATGTAGCCGATGAGAATGGTTTCCATCCTGTGGGTGAACATCTCCCTGCTTGA
- the LOC107998278 gene encoding flexible cuticle protein 12-like isoform X2 has product MKLFIAFALVIVVVYAAPQGRQEEVVLVKETPSDNIGLGGYRYAYELSNGQSHQEVAELVNEGTENEALTVRGSYSWVEPQSNTVYTVNYVADENGFHPVGEHLPA; this is encoded by the exons ATGAAGCTG ttCATTGCTTTCGCTCTTGTCATCGTCGTTGTCTATGCAGCACCTCAAGGACGTCAAGAAGAGGTAGTGCTCGTCAAAGAAACACCCTCAGATAATATTGGCTTGGGTGGCTACAGATATGCCTACGAACTTTCCAATGGTCAGTCTCATCAGGAAGTAGCGGAATTAGTTAATGAAGGAACCGAAAATGAGGCTTTAACTGTTCGAGGCAGTTATAGTTGGGTGGAACCACAAAGCAATACAGTATACACTGTAAACTATGTAGCCGATGAGAATGGTTTCCATCCTGTGGGTGAACATCTCCCTGCTTGA